AGGGCGCCGGAAATTCCGGTGATCGGGGAGTACGGTCCCATGCGTAAACAGGTCCTCTCCATCGCTGCGGCAACAGTTCTCGCTGCGGTCGCCATCGCGTCTCCGGCACTGGCCCAAAGCCTGCTGTCGGATACACCGCCGGCAGGCCCGGCGAGCAATGTTACCTCGTTGCGTGGCCTGGGTGAAAGCACCATCCTGTCGACCCGCCCGGTGGCGCTGGCACGCGCCGCTGCCGACCAAGGTCTGATCCTGACGGCGTTCGAGCAATCAAAGTCGGCCCTCATGCTAAAGGGCGAGGACGATGTCGCCAATCTCAGCTTCATGCTCGACGCGGCCTCGCTCTCAGCCGGTGGCGATCTGGTGATTTCCTATCGCAACGCAGTCTCGGTGATGCCGGAAGCCTCGTTGATGGCGGTCATGGTCAACGGTTCGCCGGTCGGCGAATTCCCGATCCGTTCGCCGTCGGGCTTTGACAAGCAGGTCATCAACATTTCGCCGGCGCTGCTGAAGGCTGGTGTCAATGATGTCCGCCTGCGCGCCGTGCAGCACCACCGGGTCGATTGCTCGATGGAAGCAACCTACGAACTGTGGACCGAGATCGACGCGGGGGCATCGGGGTTTCATCCCGGCAACCGCAGCGCGTTGACCGATTTTGCCAGCCTTCGCACGATTGGTCGCAACGGTGAGGGCCTGACTGATCTGCGTCTGGTGTTGCCGGCAACCGCCGGAGCCGATGCGCTCAACCGTGCTGTGCCGCTGGTGCAGACCATGGCGCTGGCGCTCAACCGCGATGATATTTCTGTCACTGTCGCAGATTCTGCCGGCAACGGTCCCGGAATCGATCTGTTCGTCGCAACTGATGACGATCCGCTGTCGCTCGAGGCTGTTCCCGGCGATGCCGATTACGGACTCTCGGTGCTCGCCGCCGCCAATCCACTCCGTGCCCGTGTGGTGCTGCGCGCGGCAACCGGCCGCGAGCTTCCCGACCTGTTGTTGTCGGCCATCGGCGGGCCGCTCAAGGCGGTGCTCGATTCCGGCGTCCGCGCCGTGCGCAAGGGCGAAATTCGTGCTGACGCGGCAAGCAGCTACACCCTCGCCGACGCGGGCTATATGGCGACGCCGTTTAGCGGCCGGTTGTTTAGAACCGGTTTCGAGATGGTCATGCCGGCCGACTTCTACCCCGCTGAATACGCGACCCTCGATCTCACATTGCATGCGGCCACGTCGCCGGGGCTCAAGCCGACCTCGCAGCTGCTGGTTCGCGTCAACGGCCACATCGTCAAGAGCTTGCCGATGCGCGACATCGACGGCGAGGTGTTTTCCGGGCGCAAGCTGGAACTGCCGCTGCGCGCCTTTCGCCCCGGCCGCAACCAGATCGAGCTGCTGGCTGAGCTGGAACGGGCTTCCGATGACAGCTGCGTCTTTGCCGAGCGTGACGATTCAACCCCGCGCTTCATCCTGCTCGACACCACTGAAATCCGGGTCCCGGCACTGGCGCGCGTAGGGCGTTCTCCTGAGCTGGCGGCGATGGCGGGTGCCGCGTATCCATACGCGGGTGCAAGCGGTGTCGATGTCTATGCGCTCAAGCCCGAACCGCATTCGATTTCCACCGCACTGACGATGGTCGCCAAGATGAGCCTTGCGGCTCGCGCGCCGCTGCTTACGCGCCTGGCATTTGGACCGCCCGCGGCTAATCACGCCGGCAATGCCCTTGTGATTGCCTCCAAACGGGCTATCGATGAACTCGCCAATCGCGGCCCCGACGCCTTGTCGACATCGTCGCAGCGCATCGATTTCGCCGCCAGCGGATTTTCGCCGGATATGATCTCGACCTCGTCGATCAACCTTCCCGGCGCAGCGATCCCGATGGCTCTGGCCTCCGACCCGACGGCGCTGCTCGATGCGTTTCACCAGACCACCCGTAATCAGGGTGATGGCAGCGCATCATTTCAGGGGCTCGGTGATCGCGTCGGCGCCGCCTACCGATCGCTTTCGTTACTGGCTCAACTATGAGCGGCCTTCCGATGCCGCACCGATAGTGGACCCGCGCCGCAGGGCGGTGCTTTCACAGCGGCCGGGCGTTTCCGGCAAAGGTGTTGTTACCTGGCTGACCGCCGATTCCCCGCTCGACCTGATGGACGCTTCATACATGCTGGCCGATCCGCAGATATGGAACCGGCTGGAAGGCGAGGATGTGGTGTTCGATCTTGATGAACACAGCCTCAGGACGGTGCGCCCGGATAGTTACTTTGCCCTCAATGTCACAGATTACGGGCCGGGCAATCTGCGCCGGCTCGCCGCAGCATGGTTCTCGGATCATTTCCGCATCTATGTGGCTCTGGTGATTGGCCTGATGGCCGTGTTCGCGATCTGGATCGGCCGTGCCGTCCCCAAGACTGGCGTGAGGACCGACCAATGAAATCTGAAGAACGTCACCCGCGCCTGACCGGCCTTGTTCGCAACCGGGCCATTCATCACCGCACTCGCCGGCATCTTGCTCTCGGTTGTGCGCTGGCGCTTGCCGGCATCGGCTCGGTGCTGCTGCCGGGCGTGCAGCAGAGCGTGGCCGATGATGGAACCCAGCTGATTATCGCCAGTTCCGGCCAACCTTTTCCAGCTCTGCCCGGATTTGCCAATGCGCCAACTCCTAGCGCGCAACAGGGTGAGCTCGCCACAGCGGCGGCCCGTCCGGCGCAGGGCCCGGATCTCGATCCGGTGCAGACTGCGGCGCTCTACTATTATGCCAAGCAGCGGCAGATCGACCGTGTCGAGGCTGAAATCATCCGCTTGCAGGCCCTGCACCCGGGGTTCACGCCGCCGCGCGATCTCTACATTGCCGCCGACAAGATCGTGCCGGACGAAAGCAATCTGTGGCAGATGTTCGGCGCTGACGATTTCACCGGCATCGATGCCGAGATCATCCGCCGCAAGGCCGCCGATCCTGCCTGGGAGCCGACACCGGATTTCCAGTCCAAACTAGAACAAAAGAAGCAGCGCGTGCGGATGAAGGAACTGGCCACGACCGAAGACTGGCTGGCGCTGCTCGATGTTTCCGCTGCCATCGACCCGGCGAGCGAAGAAGATGTTGATCTGGTCTGGATGAAGATCGACGCGCTGTCTGCTGCCGGTGACCGCGACGGGCTGGCTCGCACCTTGCGCGGACTGCTGGTGCGCGAAGGTGATAAGCGACTGACCGACGAACATCTGATCGTCACCCTGCAAAAGGCGCTGCGGGATTTTCCGGCCTCCGAAATCCGCGCGCTGGCTGCAATGTTGTGGCCGGAAGCCAGTGGCGGCTATCTGCCTGCTGTCCTGCGTCTTGATCTGGCGCGCAAGCAGGTGGCCGAATTCAACGCCGGCAAGGACATCGCCCCGGTTTCGTCTGAAGCACTAGCAATGCTGGCGCTTGAAGCGCGCAAGTCGCGCAGGCCCGAAGATCTTTCGCTGCTCGGCTGGCACGCGCTCAAGGTCGAAGCCCCGGCAGAGGCCCAGCCGTGGTTCGAGATAGCCATGCAGGTGGCGCCGGATCCGGAAAACGCCAAGGGGATGTATCTCAGCTTGGCGCGTCAGAAGCTCGAGAGCCAGGCCTATGCCTTTGCTGCGGCTCATCTTGGCGACATTTCCGATGACCCGGTGTTTCTGATGAACGTGCTCTCGCCGCGCTTCGGCAATCCTGCTGAAGGCGGGATGAGCGCGGAGGTGGTGCATTCCTATTCCACCGCTATTTTGGAAACAAGCGCTGCTGACCATGCCGAAATTCTTGGCTGGTACGCCTATAATTCGCGCCAGTTCGACGCCGCTGAAGCCTGGTTCCGGCAATCCTATGGCTGGGAGGCTTCGCCCGACCGGCTCAAGGGACTGGCCCTGAGCCTGTTGCGCCTGAAGAAGAACCGCGACTATGCGGCTTTGAAGACCGAGTACGTTGCCAACTATCCTGATATCTGGCCTGAAATCGATGCCGCACCGGCGCCAAAAAAGCGCAAGGCTGCCGCAATCGGTGGGCCGGCATCGGATGTAAAGACCAGCTATGTGCGGCTGTTCGAGGCCAAGAACTACCCGGCCTGCCTGCGCGAGATCGACCGCCTCGGCGCGAGCGGCGCCAAGCCCTCCGTTGCGGTGATCCGTGGCTGGTGTGAACTCGGCTTGAAGCGGTTCGGCGCGGCGCGGATGTCGTTCGAGACCGCCATGGCCGGTTCCGGACAGGTCGGCACGGATGCCGTCTACGGGGCTGGTCTGGCCCTGCTCGGCGCGCGGCTGACCGACGAAGCAGAAGCGCTGATCAGCGCTTGGCCATTGTCATCCGTCCGGGATCGTGAATTGAAGCTGGAAATCTACTACCAGCGCGCCCGATCCGCCTTCGATCACAAGCAATACGACCGGGTGGTGCAGGCGCTCGACGCCCGTGCGGCGCTGGACGCCGAGCCGCGCGATCTCATGCAGATGCGGGCCTGGGCCTATTATCACATGGGCCAGTCGCAGCGGGCCAAGGCGGTTTTCCGCGAACTCAACATGGTTATTCGGGATGCCGGGGCGTTGGCCGCCATCGAGCAGATCGACAGCAGGGAAGGGAGATGATCCTGATGACGCCGCGTCTCATGACCATGATGGTCCTGGCAATGTCCGTTAGCGGATGCGCCACCGGGGATGACCCCACAATGTTTACCGGAGCGATCAAACCTGTCGCACCGACGCTGACCGCCGACGTGTCGCCCGATTATGCCGCAGCCTACCTGCCGCAGGTCGCCGGTCGCGTCGATGCGGTGCGGCAAACCTCGCGCACTGATCACATCTTCCAGACCATCCTCTATCCCAATCCCGGCTACAGCGATGGCGAGAACCAGTTGACGGTGTCGATCGCGCCGCCATCTTCGGACAAATCCTATTTCCAGGCTCCAACCCAGCGTGAAGTCGTCCGCGAGATGCGCGGTCAACTGCCCGGCGTCCCTATGCGCATCATGGCCACTGCTGGTCAGAACCAGAACGGGCCTTTCGGCTATGCGATCGGCGCCAGCGCCAATGGCGGCACCTGCATTTTCGCCTGGCAAACCGCCCGCGACATCAGCCGTGACGATCAAACCGGTTTCGCTCGGTTCGGACGCACCCGCTACGCTGCCAAGGTCAGGCTGCGCTATTGCCACCCGACAATGACGGAAGGGTCTCTGGTCTCGCTGATGGCGGGATTGCGGATACGTGAAGTCTCTGAAGCCACGGTCGAGATGCTGCGTTTTGCTGAAGGCTCAGGTGTTGCCGGCCGCGCCACCTATGCCATTCAACAGCCGGAGCCGGTGCAAAAACGCCCCACGGCATTGCGGCCGAAGGCGGTGGTGGCAACGGCGAGCGGGAAGGCAAAAACCGCCGCGCTGCCGGTGCGCAGTGGCCCGCGTGTGCTCAAGCCTGAAGAACTCGCCGGCTACAAGAATGCCCAGGCATCAATGCCTGCAACCGTGGCGGTTGCTAGTAAAGTGGCCACCAAGCCGGTCGCGGTCAAAGCGCCAGCCATACCGCTACCCGGCGATCTCGATCGGTAGACGCTTCAATTCATGAGAACAGGAGGCGGCAAGTTAGCCGCCTCCTGGATTTCCGTGCTTATTCCGCCGCTTCGGCATAGTCCGACATCGGCGGGCAGGAACAGACCAGGTGACGGTCGCCATAGACATTGTCGACCCGGTTGACCGGTGCGAAATACTTGGTGCTGCGCATCGACCCTGCCGGGAAACAGGCAGCTTCGCGGTCATACGGCCGGTCCCAGGGGCCAACCAGATCCTCGATCGTGTGCGGCGCATTCTTGAGCGGGTTGTTCTCCCGGTCCATGCTTCCGTCCTCGATCGCCTGGGCTTCTGCGCGGATCGCCAGCATGGCCGAGCAGAACCGGTCGAGCTCGGCCTTGACCTCCGATTCCGTCGGCTCGATCATCAGCGTTCCCGCAACCGGCCAGCTCATGGTTGGCGCATGGAAGCCGCAATCGATCAGCCGCTTGGCGACATCATCGACGCTGACCCCGGCACTGACCGCAAGCGGACGCGTATCGAGGATGCACTCATGCGCAACCCGGCCCTTGGACGAGGTGTAGAGCACGTCATAGGCGCCCTTCATCCGGGCGGCGATGTAGTTGGCGTTGAGGATCGCGATCTTGGTCGCCTGGGTCAGGCCGTCGCCGCCCATCATCAGGCAGTAGGCCCAGGAGATCGGCAGGATCGAGGCCGAGCCGAAGGGGGCTGCGGAAACCGCACCTGGTTTGCCGTCGGTGGCCCAGTGGCCGGGCAGATGCGGTGTTAGATGCGCCTTCACCCCGATCGGCCCCATGCCCGGACCGCCGCCGCCATGGGGAATGCAGAAGGTCTTGTGCAGGTTGAGATGGCTGACATCGGCGCCAATGTCGCCGGGACGGGCGAGACCCACCAGCGCGTTGAGGTTGGCGCCATCGAGATAGACCTGGCCCCCATGTGCGTGGGTGATCTTGCAGATCTCCTGGGCCGTTTCCTCGAACACGCCGTGTGTCGACGGATAGGTGATCATGCAGGCCGCCAGATTGGCCGAATGCAACTCCGCCTTGGCGCGGAAATCATCGATATCGATGTCACCGTTCTCGCGGGTGCCGACGGCAACGACGGTCATCCCCGCCATCTGCGCCGAGGCCGGGTTGGTGCCATGCGCCGATGTCGGAATCAGGCAGATATGACGATGGTCATCGCCGTTGGCGCGGTGCCAGGCGCGGATCGTCATCAGACCGGCGAACTCGCCCTGGGCGCCCGAATTGGGCTGCATCGAGATCGCGTCATAGCCGGTGATCAGGCACAGCTTGTCCGACAGATCGTCGATCATTTGCTTGTAGCCAAGCGCCTGATCGGCCGGTGCGAACGGGTGGATGTCGGCAAATTCCGGCCAGGTGATCGACAGCATCTCCGCCGTCGCATTGAGCTTCATAGTGCACGAGCCGAGCGGAATCATCGTCCGGTCCAGCGCCAGATCCTTGTCCGACAGGCGTCGGATATAGCGCGTCATTTCGGTTTCTGCGCGGTTCATGTGGAAAATCGGATGTTCCAGATAGTGCGACTGCCGCACCAGCGGATCGGGGATGTCCGGCCCGGCCTGAAGGTCGCCGAATGTCATGTCGCCGCCAAAGGCGCGCCACACCGCTTCCACAGTGGCCGCACGCGAGACCTCGTCGAGCGCGATGCCGATGCGATCGTCGCCAACCTTGCGCAGATTGATGCCCTCGCCGCGTGCCGCCTCGAGAATTTCCGCCTGCTTGCCTTCCGCATACACCGTCACGGTGTCGAAGAAGATTGCCGGATCGATCACAAAGCCGAGTTGCTTGAGCCCCTTGGCAAGCGTGGTTGCGCGGGTATGGACGCGCCCGGCGATGGCCTTGAGCCCGACCGGCCCGTGAAATACCGCATACATCGAGGCGATGACGGCGAGCAGCACCTGCGCGGTGCAGATGTTGGATGTGGCCTTTTCGCGGCGGATATGCTGTTCGCGGGTCTGCAGCGCCAGACGGTAGGCCTGGTTGCCGCGCGTATCGATGGTGACGCCGACAAGGCGGCCGGGCATTGACCGCTTGTAGGCATCCTTGACCGCCATATAGGCCGCATGCGGACCGCCATAGCCCATCGGTACGCCGAAGCGTTGCATCGAACCGATGGCGATGTCGGCGCCCATTTCGCCCGGCGATTTCAGCAATGTCAGCGACAGCGGATCGGCCGCGACAACGGCAATTGCCTTTTCCGCGTGCAACGCTGTGATCAAATCGGTGAAGTCGTGCACATGGCCATAGGTGCCCGGATACTGGAAGATCGCGCCAAAGACCGCGGCCGGATCCAGTTCGGTGAACGGATCGCCCACCTTGACGTCCCAGCCCAGCGGCTCGGCGCGGGTGCGGATCACGTCAATGGTCTGCGGGTGGCAATGGTGATCGACGAAGAAAAGGGTGCTCTTGGATTTGGAAACCCGTTCGGCGATCGCCATGGCTTCGGCTGCCGCCGTTGCTTCGTCCAGCAGCGATGCATTGGCGATGTCGAGACCTGTGAGGTCACTGACCATGGTCTGGAAATTCAACAGCGCTTCCAGCCGGCCCTGGCTGATTTCCGGCTGGTAGGGCGTATAGGCCGTGTACCAGGCGGGATTTTCGAGAATGGTGCGCTGGATCACCGGCGGCATGATGGTGCCGTGATATCCCTGACCGATCAGCGACAGCATTACGGTGTTTTTGTTCGCCGTAGCACGCAGATGGTCGAGCACACCGCGCTCGCTCATCGGTTCGCCAAAGGCCAGCGGCTGTTGCTGGCGGATCGAACCGGGGACGGTTTCATCGATCAGCGCATCAAGCGAGGCGGCGCCCACCACCTTGAGCATGTCGGCGATCTCGGCAGGCGAGGGGCCGATATGACGGCGATTGGCAAAGTCATAAGGATCGTAATCAGGCAGGGTAATGCTCATCGCAGATCTCAACCAATCATGGCCTGGTAGGCGGTTTCATCCATTAGCGCATCGGCATCGCTGACATTGGCGAGCTTGAGCTTGAAGAACCAGCCGGCGCCGGTCGGGTCGGAATTGACCAGCGACGGATCATCGACGATCGCCTGGTTGACCTCGACAATTTCACCGGCGAGCGGGCAATAGACATCGGAGGCGGCCTTGACCGATTCAACGGTCGCTGCGTCCCCGCCCTTGTCAAATGTGCTGCCTGCATCCGGAAGTTCCACAAAAACCAGATCGCCAAGCTGTTCGGCGGCGTGTTCGGTGATGCCGACGGTGGCCACATCGCCCTCGATCTTGAGCCATTCATGGTCTTCGGTAAATTTGAGCATGGTGCTGTTCCTGTACTGAATTAGCGTTTGTAGGTGGATTGGACGAAGGGGAGGGCGGCGACGGCGATTTCAAGCCGCTTGCCGCGCACTTCCGCATAAAGCTGGGTTCCGGTGGCCGAAAGTGCTGTGGGCACATAGCCCATCGCCACTGGGTTGCCGGCACTGGGGCCAAAGCCGCCTGAGGTGACGACGCCGACCGGCGTGCCGCCGGTGTCGCTTTCAAACAGTTCGACTCCGGCGCGCACCGGCGCCTTGCCGGCAGGCTGCAGGCCCACCCGCGTCCGTTCGGCGCCGGTCTCGAACTGGCCGAGAATGCGCTCGGCGCCGGGAAAGCCGCCTTCGCGCTCGCCGCCCTTGCGGCGCGCTTTCTGGATCGCCCATTTCAGATTGGCTTCGACCGGTGTGGTGGTTTCGTCGATGTCGTTGCCATAAAGGCAGAGCCCGGCCTCGAGCCGCAGCGAATCGCGGGCACCAAGCCCGATCGGTGCCACCCGCTCGTCGGAGAGCAGCAGCCGGGCAATGCGGTCGGTGTCATCGGCGTCGAGTGAAATCTCATAGCCGTCCTCGCCGCTATAGCCCGATCGCGAGACGATTGCCCGCGCGCCGGCAATGCTCAGCTCGCGCACATCCATGAAGCGCATGTCTTCGGCTTCGGGCGCATAGGCCGCAAGCGCGCTTTCGGCCTCGGGGCCTTGCAGTGCCATCAGCCCGCGGTCGAATTGGGCTTCGATCTCGCAAGAGTCCGACAGAGCGGCTTGAAGCCGGGCGAGGTCCTCATGTTTGCAGGCGGCATTGACCACCAAATAGAGATGATCGCCACGATTGGCGACCATGAAATCGTCGCTGAGGCCACCCGCTTCATTGGTGAAAAGCCCGT
This DNA window, taken from Hoeflea algicola, encodes the following:
- the bcsN gene encoding cellulose biosynthesis protein BcsN, which translates into the protein MTPRLMTMMVLAMSVSGCATGDDPTMFTGAIKPVAPTLTADVSPDYAAAYLPQVAGRVDAVRQTSRTDHIFQTILYPNPGYSDGENQLTVSIAPPSSDKSYFQAPTQREVVREMRGQLPGVPMRIMATAGQNQNGPFGYAIGASANGGTCIFAWQTARDISRDDQTGFARFGRTRYAAKVRLRYCHPTMTEGSLVSLMAGLRIREVSEATVEMLRFAEGSGVAGRATYAIQQPEPVQKRPTALRPKAVVATASGKAKTAALPVRSGPRVLKPEELAGYKNAQASMPATVAVASKVATKPVAVKAPAIPLPGDLDR
- the gcvP gene encoding aminomethyl-transferring glycine dehydrogenase, which codes for MSITLPDYDPYDFANRRHIGPSPAEIADMLKVVGAASLDALIDETVPGSIRQQQPLAFGEPMSERGVLDHLRATANKNTVMLSLIGQGYHGTIMPPVIQRTILENPAWYTAYTPYQPEISQGRLEALLNFQTMVSDLTGLDIANASLLDEATAAAEAMAIAERVSKSKSTLFFVDHHCHPQTIDVIRTRAEPLGWDVKVGDPFTELDPAAVFGAIFQYPGTYGHVHDFTDLITALHAEKAIAVVAADPLSLTLLKSPGEMGADIAIGSMQRFGVPMGYGGPHAAYMAVKDAYKRSMPGRLVGVTIDTRGNQAYRLALQTREQHIRREKATSNICTAQVLLAVIASMYAVFHGPVGLKAIAGRVHTRATTLAKGLKQLGFVIDPAIFFDTVTVYAEGKQAEILEAARGEGINLRKVGDDRIGIALDEVSRAATVEAVWRAFGGDMTFGDLQAGPDIPDPLVRQSHYLEHPIFHMNRAETEMTRYIRRLSDKDLALDRTMIPLGSCTMKLNATAEMLSITWPEFADIHPFAPADQALGYKQMIDDLSDKLCLITGYDAISMQPNSGAQGEFAGLMTIRAWHRANGDDHRHICLIPTSAHGTNPASAQMAGMTVVAVGTRENGDIDIDDFRAKAELHSANLAACMITYPSTHGVFEETAQEICKITHAHGGQVYLDGANLNALVGLARPGDIGADVSHLNLHKTFCIPHGGGGPGMGPIGVKAHLTPHLPGHWATDGKPGAVSAAPFGSASILPISWAYCLMMGGDGLTQATKIAILNANYIAARMKGAYDVLYTSSKGRVAHECILDTRPLAVSAGVSVDDVAKRLIDCGFHAPTMSWPVAGTLMIEPTESEVKAELDRFCSAMLAIRAEAQAIEDGSMDRENNPLKNAPHTIEDLVGPWDRPYDREAACFPAGSMRSTKYFAPVNRVDNVYGDRHLVCSCPPMSDYAEAAE
- the gcvH gene encoding glycine cleavage system protein GcvH; translated protein: MLKFTEDHEWLKIEGDVATVGITEHAAEQLGDLVFVELPDAGSTFDKGGDAATVESVKAASDVYCPLAGEIVEVNQAIVDDPSLVNSDPTGAGWFFKLKLANVSDADALMDETAYQAMIG
- the gcvT gene encoding glycine cleavage system aminomethyltransferase GcvT — protein: MNTSADLLKTPLHSLHLELGARMMAFAGYDMPVQYPMGVMKEHLHTRAEAGLFDVSHMGQILIRAKSGDIRDAALALESVTPVDVAGVAPGRQRYGLFTNEAGGLSDDFMVANRGDHLYLVVNAACKHEDLARLQAALSDSCEIEAQFDRGLMALQGPEAESALAAYAPEAEDMRFMDVRELSIAGARAIVSRSGYSGEDGYEISLDADDTDRIARLLLSDERVAPIGLGARDSLRLEAGLCLYGNDIDETTTPVEANLKWAIQKARRKGGEREGGFPGAERILGQFETGAERTRVGLQPAGKAPVRAGVELFESDTGGTPVGVVTSGGFGPSAGNPVAMGYVPTALSATGTQLYAEVRGKRLEIAVAALPFVQSTYKR